The Azotosporobacter soli genome contains a region encoding:
- the pstC gene encoding phosphate ABC transporter permease subunit PstC, with translation MLAKENKAMAAKQSLHARKLMADRYVRYLFLACAMLLTVIVLSIIVFIGQQGLQTFSTVSPLEFFFSARWDPMAGQFGALSFIAGSLAVTLLAVLLGGPLGLLGAIFMAKVSPKWARDILRPATDLYVAVPSVVYGFIGITILVPWIRETFGVSTGFGLLAAGIILGVMILPTVISISEDAVRSVPASLEEASLALGATRWQTIWHVLLPAARPGILTAIVLGMARAVGETMAVQMVIGNTPQLVAGLFQPTSTLPSEIVVEMGNTPFGTPWGNSLFMMALVLLVMSLVLILAIRRLGERKVAV, from the coding sequence ATGTTGGCAAAGGAGAACAAGGCGATGGCTGCGAAACAGTCTTTGCATGCACGAAAATTAATGGCGGATCGTTACGTGAGATATTTATTTTTGGCTTGTGCCATGTTGCTGACGGTGATTGTTTTGTCAATTATCGTTTTTATCGGACAACAGGGTTTGCAGACCTTCAGTACGGTCAGTCCGTTGGAATTTTTCTTTTCCGCGCGTTGGGATCCGATGGCCGGACAATTTGGCGCACTCAGCTTTATTGCCGGTTCGCTTGCGGTAACGCTGCTAGCCGTTCTTTTGGGTGGGCCGCTCGGCTTGTTGGGCGCGATCTTTATGGCGAAAGTTTCGCCGAAATGGGCGCGTGACATCTTGCGCCCGGCGACGGATCTTTATGTGGCTGTACCTTCTGTCGTTTATGGTTTTATCGGTATTACAATCTTGGTGCCGTGGATTCGTGAAACGTTTGGCGTCAGTACGGGCTTTGGCTTGCTGGCGGCCGGCATTATTCTCGGCGTTATGATATTGCCGACCGTGATCAGTATTTCAGAGGATGCGGTACGTTCGGTACCGGCTAGTTTGGAAGAAGCCAGCCTGGCGCTTGGCGCTACGCGCTGGCAGACGATTTGGCACGTCCTGCTGCCAGCGGCGCGTCCGGGAATCTTGACGGCGATTGTCCTTGGTATGGCGCGGGCAGTCGGCGAAACGATGGCCGTGCAGATGGTGATTGGCAATACGCCGCAACTCGTTGCGGGCCTTTTTCAACCGACATCGACGCTGCCGAGTGAGATTGTCGTAGAGATGGGCAACACTCCCTTTGGTACGCCATGGGGCAACTCCTTATTTATGATGGCGCTGGTTTTATTGGTGATGTCGCTGGTATTGATTCTTGCGATTCGTCGTTTGGGCGAAAGGAAGGTGGCAGTATGA
- a CDS encoding phosphate ABC transporter substrate-binding protein, which translates to MVKSWKKIVAVGALMTLTAVFAAGCGANKEEKAASQEVSGTVTAAGSTALLPLLKPGQEEFQKKFSKVTVNISGGGSFTGQNQVAAGAVNIGNSDVALQDTLKDKGLVEYKLVGIPFVFIANPDVNVDNLTQQQAVDIFSGKITNWKDIGGKDQKITIIHRAKSSGSRSTIEQVVLNGANFTDNAVIQDSNGAVRAAIASTPGAIGYVDAAYVDQSIKAISYNGVKYSIDNVANGTYPVYSFGRMYTKGEATGAVKAFIDYVTSAEFQNSYAEKNGFVPMTKMKK; encoded by the coding sequence ATGGTTAAATCGTGGAAGAAGATTGTCGCAGTGGGAGCCTTGATGACGTTGACGGCTGTATTTGCGGCCGGATGTGGTGCAAACAAGGAAGAAAAAGCGGCTAGTCAAGAAGTATCCGGTACAGTGACGGCGGCCGGTTCGACAGCATTGCTGCCCTTATTGAAGCCTGGTCAGGAAGAATTTCAGAAAAAGTTCAGCAAGGTGACGGTCAATATTTCTGGTGGTGGTTCGTTTACCGGACAAAATCAAGTTGCAGCTGGTGCAGTAAACATTGGCAATTCTGATGTGGCGTTGCAGGACACCTTGAAAGACAAGGGCTTGGTCGAGTACAAATTAGTTGGAATTCCGTTCGTATTCATAGCAAACCCGGATGTGAATGTCGATAATCTGACGCAGCAGCAAGCGGTTGATATTTTTAGCGGTAAAATCACGAACTGGAAAGATATTGGCGGCAAAGATCAGAAAATCACAATTATTCACCGGGCCAAATCATCCGGTTCGCGTAGTACGATTGAACAGGTCGTCTTGAACGGCGCTAACTTTACTGATAATGCGGTAATTCAAGACTCCAACGGCGCGGTTCGTGCTGCGATTGCCAGTACGCCTGGTGCGATCGGTTATGTCGACGCTGCGTATGTTGATCAGTCGATCAAAGCGATTTCCTATAACGGCGTGAAGTATTCAATCGACAATGTTGCCAATGGAACCTATCCGGTATACAGTTTCGGACGTATGTACACCAAAGGCGAAGCGACCGGTGCAGTGAAGGCGTTCATCGATTATGTCACCAGCGCCGAATTCCAAAATAGTTATGCGGAAAAGAACGGTTTCGTTCCGATGACGAAGATGAAAAAATAA
- a CDS encoding GGDEF domain-containing protein: MDTHTELEEIITKQQIRTVLQPIVSLESGVVMGYEALSRGPAGSRLERPDLLFGEAEQCGKLWELELLCRGKALEQAKELPASCLMFINVDPNSIKDSRFEKGLTSELLKQQQISASCIVFEITERTAVEDYRHFRRVLENYRSQGYQIAIDDAGAGCSGLMMLAETRPQFIKIDMGLVRDVDKDSLRQALLRSICDFAQVANMKVIAEGIETFEELKALISIGVSYGQGYLLKRPQIGFSDIEEKMRNNICEMYRRKQQESFHTAMTIPIGEIARRDEAIEPQMTGRELAAAFEAMPMLLGAVVAEGGRPTGLLMKNKFLGYLATQYGLAVYGNRPVSLMMDRHSLVVEYDTPLEKVSTFATSRAEESLYDYIIITKDGYYWGITTVKRLLEKTTQLEIARAKHANPLTGLPGNLLIEQKLKQMLIGTQPFAALYFDLDNFKAYNDTYGFERGDQLLCMVSRIIELQVKEGTCGRGFVGHIGGDDFIAVTDRTEAERVCQRIIVDFDIQVQQFFNVDDRANGYITATNRHGMVERFPLVSLSIAVVDGGKQWPANLVDLAERAGRIKKKCKLDWRSCYQVG; encoded by the coding sequence GTATCACTGGAAAGCGGCGTCGTTATGGGATACGAAGCGCTAAGTCGCGGGCCGGCAGGCTCAAGGCTGGAACGTCCGGACTTGTTGTTTGGCGAAGCAGAACAATGCGGTAAGTTGTGGGAACTTGAGCTTCTCTGCCGGGGTAAAGCGCTGGAACAGGCGAAGGAATTGCCTGCGTCCTGTCTGATGTTTATCAATGTTGATCCGAACAGCATTAAAGATTCCCGTTTTGAAAAAGGATTGACGTCAGAGCTTTTGAAGCAGCAGCAAATATCGGCCAGTTGCATCGTCTTTGAAATAACGGAGCGGACGGCAGTCGAGGATTACCGCCATTTTCGTCGTGTGTTGGAAAATTACCGCAGCCAAGGATACCAAATTGCAATTGATGATGCGGGCGCCGGTTGTTCTGGCCTGATGATGCTGGCGGAAACCCGGCCGCAATTTATTAAAATTGATATGGGGCTGGTTCGCGATGTAGACAAAGACTCCCTGCGTCAGGCGCTGCTCCGTTCAATTTGTGATTTTGCGCAAGTAGCCAATATGAAGGTCATTGCCGAAGGCATTGAGACGTTTGAAGAGTTAAAGGCTCTGATTTCAATCGGCGTATCGTATGGGCAAGGTTATTTGCTAAAACGACCGCAGATTGGTTTTTCCGATATTGAAGAAAAAATGCGGAATAATATTTGCGAAATGTATCGTCGCAAGCAGCAGGAAAGTTTTCATACCGCGATGACAATACCGATCGGCGAAATAGCCAGGCGTGATGAAGCGATAGAGCCGCAAATGACGGGGCGGGAATTGGCGGCGGCATTCGAGGCGATGCCGATGCTGCTTGGGGCGGTAGTGGCCGAAGGCGGACGGCCGACGGGGCTTTTGATGAAAAACAAGTTTCTCGGTTATCTGGCGACGCAATATGGCTTGGCGGTGTACGGAAACCGTCCGGTAAGTTTGATGATGGATCGCCACTCCCTGGTGGTCGAATATGATACGCCGCTAGAAAAGGTATCCACTTTTGCGACTTCACGTGCGGAAGAAAGTTTGTATGACTACATTATCATCACCAAAGACGGATACTATTGGGGCATCACGACGGTGAAAAGACTGCTGGAAAAAACGACGCAACTGGAAATTGCGCGTGCAAAGCATGCCAACCCGTTGACTGGGTTGCCCGGTAATCTGCTGATTGAACAAAAGTTAAAGCAGATGTTAATCGGCACGCAGCCGTTTGCGGCTCTCTATTTTGATCTAGACAATTTTAAGGCGTATAACGACACGTACGGTTTTGAACGCGGCGATCAATTGTTGTGTATGGTCAGCAGGATCATTGAACTGCAGGTGAAGGAAGGCACATGCGGGCGTGGTTTTGTCGGGCACATCGGCGGTGACGATTTTATTGCCGTGACGGACCGAACGGAAGCGGAAAGGGTATGCCAGCGAATCATAGTAGACTTTGATATCCAAGTGCAACAGTTTTTCAATGTCGATGATCGCGCAAACGGTTATATCACAGCGACGAATCGACACGGCATGGTGGAACGCTTTCCGTTGGTGTCTTTGTCGATTGCAGTGGTGGATGGGGGAAAGCAGTGGCCCGCCAATTTGGTGGATTTGGCCGAAAGGGCGGGCCGCATCAAAAAAAAGTGCAAGCTCGACTGGCGCAGCTGCTACCAAGTCGGTTGA